Sequence from the Pseudophaeobacter arcticus DSM 23566 genome:
CCCGCGATTTTCTGGATCTTCACTTCCAGCTCGAAGGCGGCACCACTTTGCCGGTCTTCACCCGGTTTGAGCGCCCCATCCGCCTGCGGGTTGTCGGCAATCCCAGCGCCGGGTTTCAAAGAGACCTCAACCAACTGTTGCACCGCTTCAAGCAAGAGGCCGGGATTGATATCCAGCGGGTAAACAGCGGCCCGGTTGAGATCACGGTTCAGGCTGTCTCCAGCCGCGCAATCCACCGCGCCCTCCCCAAAGCCGCCTGTTTTGTCGTGCCAAATGTTGATTCACTGGCCGAGCTGCGCCGCAAACGGCGCAGCCCCGACACCGACTGGTCGCGCCTGCGCAGCCGTGAACGTCTGGCGGTTTTTGTGCCCAATGACATCAGCCCACAGGAATCCCGCGATTGCCTGCACGAGGAGCTGGCCCAGGCCATTGGTCCCCTCAATGATCTCTATCGCCTCTCGGATTCCGTCTTTAACGACGACAATGTTCACACCGTGCTTACCGGGTTTGACATGTTGGTGTTGCGCGCCACCTATGCGCCAGAGCTGCACACCGGCATGAGCCGCAATGAGGTCGCCGCCATTTTGCCGGGGCTTTTGTCGCGTCTGAACCCTGCAGGCAATGGCATTGCCTCTCGGGCTCTGCCGACCACACCGCGCAGCTGGATCAACGCGATAGAAACGGCGCTTGGCCCCGGCAGCTCCTTCAGCAGCCGCAAACGGGCCGCAAACCAGGCCGTTGTGCTGGCGCGGGATCTGGGCTGGTCCGATCACCGCCGCGCCTATAGCCTCTATGTTCTGGGGCGCATGATCCAGGCAAACGAGCCGGAGCTGGCACAGCGCCATTTTCAAACCGCGCTTGATTTCCTGAACCAGACCCCGGGCAGCGATCTGCATCAAGCGGTTATCCGCCCGCGCATGGCAGCCTATCAGATTGCCCGCGGCGAAGGCGAAGCGGCCCTGCAGCAGATCAACCCGGCGCTGCCCGTCGCCAGCCGCTATGAGAACGCCGCCCTGTTGGCGACATCCCTGCTGATCAAGGCCGAAGCCCTGGATCTCCTGGGCCAATTTGCCACTGCAAACACGGTCAGGCTGGACAGCCTTGGATGGGCGCGGTACGGGTTTGGCCCGGATTGGGCGGTGCAAGCCAAGATCCGCGAAGTCGCGGAACTGCGCCCCTCGACCAACTGAGACAGCTACACACATCGGCGCAAACTGCTGCGCAAAAACAGGCGGAAAAAACATGATCGTAATTGGCGCAGTCCTGCTGGGCATTCTGTCGGGCCTCTACACCGCACGAAAACGTGGCGGCAATACTGCCGATTTGCTGCAATATGCCGCTGTCTATGCCATCGCCTTTGGTATTGTGGGGGTCATTGCCACCATCGTGATCCATCGCATGCTGGCCTAAACCGTCGCGAAAGGCCTCCTTCATGTTTCAGCCCTTTTTTGAGAATCTGCGCAAGGCGGCAATCCCGGTGTCTTTGCGCGAATACCTCACCTTTCTGGAGGGGATGAAAAAGGGTCTTGTGACCTATGACATCGAAGCCTTCTACTTTCTGGCCCGCTCGGCCATGGTCAAGGATGAGCGCAATATCGACAAATTCGACCGAGCCTTTTCAGCCACCTTCAAAGGTCTGGAATCGATCCCAAATTCGGCGGTGATGGATGCGGTAGACATTCCCGAAGACTGGCTGCGCAAGATGGCTGAAAAGCACATGAGCGCGGAAGAAAAGGCCGAGATTGAGGCCATGGGTGGCTTTGAAAAGCTGATGGAAACCCTGAAACAGCGGCTGGAAGAACAAAAAGGCCGCCATCAG
This genomic interval carries:
- a CDS encoding DUF2927 domain-containing protein, translated to MARLVLPLGLAALVSACTLPAAQKTPSRAALASSSLPAAKAFSAPRPLPPQRSNRDIARDFLDLHFQLEGGTTLPVFTRFERPIRLRVVGNPSAGFQRDLNQLLHRFKQEAGIDIQRVNSGPVEITVQAVSSRAIHRALPKAACFVVPNVDSLAELRRKRRSPDTDWSRLRSRERLAVFVPNDISPQESRDCLHEELAQAIGPLNDLYRLSDSVFNDDNVHTVLTGFDMLVLRATYAPELHTGMSRNEVAAILPGLLSRLNPAGNGIASRALPTTPRSWINAIETALGPGSSFSSRKRAANQAVVLARDLGWSDHRRAYSLYVLGRMIQANEPELAQRHFQTALDFLNQTPGSDLHQAVIRPRMAAYQIARGEGEAALQQINPALPVASRYENAALLATSLLIKAEALDLLGQFATANTVRLDSLGWARYGFGPDWAVQAKIREVAELRPSTN